One Gelria sp. Kuro-4 DNA segment encodes these proteins:
- a CDS encoding DASS family sodium-coupled anion symporter, with the protein MKTNGTWRYIVMALMALIALFIALYPFPGAAGLSPAGKYVLAVFVLAVGLWVAAPAQYLTPASLLVLVLVVLALSADKKTAAKAVSTGMSGYGDAGLWLMILGFVYATAFSKSGLAKRVALVLMNLARGSSFWILFMVGVINIAISATTPSTIAKGGLLLPVIVGIVGTAGVEKGKSNFAKAIGIYAGAADNIISAGILTATIANPLAISILKKAAGIDVSWTQWFLYTFPMVLVSTLLAFFLVYFLFPPEIKEINGGAEYVAQELRSLGPVTSAEKVTLMSFLTALALWILDKSVIGVQAYRSLPAILQTILGLHVFVKGLFAAMILFVPRYGVVTWKDAEKDVPWGTYVLFGAALGLSAALNQTKGMDWAVMHILNALGLKSLPFFAIYALIVFLMYYGHVLFFTYTAMAAALLPIVISLAKALSLPVLALYVPAMTLIPYSCIFPFNTVPLLMFNGAGLFETRDSAAFGLLFGLVVLAQWFLIGLPYWRALGIMP; encoded by the coding sequence ATGAAGACCAACGGGACCTGGCGGTATATCGTGATGGCCCTGATGGCCTTAATAGCGCTTTTCATTGCCCTGTACCCCTTCCCCGGGGCAGCAGGGTTGTCACCGGCCGGCAAGTACGTGCTGGCGGTCTTTGTGCTGGCTGTTGGGCTCTGGGTGGCCGCTCCCGCTCAGTACCTGACGCCGGCCTCGCTCCTGGTACTGGTGCTGGTGGTACTGGCTCTCTCGGCCGACAAAAAGACGGCGGCTAAGGCTGTCAGCACCGGCATGTCGGGGTACGGGGACGCGGGCCTCTGGCTGATGATCCTCGGCTTTGTTTACGCCACTGCCTTCTCTAAATCGGGGCTGGCGAAGCGGGTTGCTCTCGTCCTCATGAACCTGGCCCGTGGTTCCTCTTTCTGGATTCTCTTCATGGTCGGCGTCATCAACATCGCCATTTCAGCGACCACGCCTTCCACCATCGCCAAGGGCGGGCTGCTCCTGCCGGTGATCGTCGGTATCGTGGGCACGGCGGGCGTCGAGAAGGGCAAAAGCAACTTCGCCAAGGCAATCGGGATCTATGCCGGGGCAGCGGACAACATCATCAGCGCGGGGATTCTGACAGCTACCATCGCTAACCCCCTGGCGATCAGCATCCTGAAAAAGGCGGCCGGCATTGACGTCTCCTGGACCCAGTGGTTCCTCTACACCTTCCCCATGGTCCTTGTTTCCACACTCCTGGCGTTCTTCTTGGTGTACTTCCTCTTCCCGCCTGAGATAAAAGAAATCAACGGCGGTGCGGAGTACGTCGCGCAGGAACTGCGTTCGCTCGGACCGGTCACCAGCGCCGAAAAAGTGACGCTCATGTCCTTTTTAACTGCTCTGGCGCTGTGGATACTGGACAAATCCGTCATCGGTGTACAGGCTTACCGGTCCTTGCCGGCCATCCTGCAGACCATCCTGGGGCTCCATGTGTTTGTTAAAGGCCTGTTCGCCGCCATGATTCTCTTCGTTCCGCGTTACGGCGTAGTGACATGGAAGGATGCGGAAAAGGACGTGCCCTGGGGAACCTATGTGCTCTTCGGTGCCGCACTGGGCCTTTCGGCGGCTTTGAACCAGACGAAGGGCATGGACTGGGCGGTGATGCACATCCTGAATGCCTTGGGGTTAAAATCCTTGCCCTTCTTCGCGATTTATGCCTTGATCGTCTTTCTTATGTACTATGGCCACGTGCTCTTTTTCACCTACACGGCCATGGCGGCGGCGCTGTTGCCAATCGTTATTTCGCTGGCGAAGGCCTTGAGCCTGCCCGTGCTGGCGCTTTATGTTCCCGCCATGACCCTGATTCCGTACTCGTGCATTTTTCCTTTCAACACGGTACCGCTGCTCATGTTCAACGGCGCGGGGTTGTTTGAAACCCGCGATTCAGCCGCCTTTGGGCTCTTGTTCGGCCTGGTGGTCCTGGCGCAGTGGTTCCTCATCGGGCTGCCCTACTGGCGGGCGCTGGGGATTATGCCTTAA
- a CDS encoding 2-oxoacid:acceptor oxidoreductase family protein: protein MFHYEVRLSGEGGQGLITAGIILAEAAIRDGYNVVQSQSYGPESRGGASRAEVIIADGPIGYPKVRRADLLLAMAQQAWEKYGPQVKPDGRIIVDSDLVQATAPGCALFAFPVTRVARETVGREIVANIVALGLVTGVGQVVSEEAIRKAVLRRVPKGTEELNMQALEAGLALAKRSLKGEAV, encoded by the coding sequence TTGTTCCATTATGAGGTACGCCTTTCGGGCGAAGGCGGCCAGGGCCTGATCACAGCGGGCATCATCCTGGCCGAAGCGGCTATCCGCGACGGGTACAACGTGGTTCAGAGCCAGTCCTACGGTCCGGAGTCGCGCGGGGGCGCCAGCCGGGCCGAGGTGATCATCGCTGACGGACCGATCGGTTATCCCAAGGTGCGCCGCGCGGACCTGCTCCTGGCCATGGCGCAGCAGGCTTGGGAAAAATACGGGCCGCAGGTGAAACCGGATGGCAGGATCATCGTCGACAGCGACCTTGTGCAGGCGACGGCACCGGGCTGCGCGCTCTTTGCCTTCCCGGTCACCCGGGTTGCGCGGGAAACGGTGGGCCGCGAGATCGTGGCCAACATCGTGGCCTTGGGGCTGGTAACAGGTGTCGGCCAGGTGGTCAGCGAAGAGGCCATCCGAAAGGCGGTCCTGCGGCGGGTGCCTAAGGGCACGGAAGAACTAAACATGCAGGCTCTGGAGGCCGGCCTGGCGCTGGCGAAACGCAGCTTGAAAGGGGAAGCGGTATGA
- a CDS encoding 2-oxoacid:ferredoxin oxidoreductase subunit beta, whose product MSDITKYLRKQRLPHILCPGCGHGIVMNALLRAIDRAGLDQDKTAVVSGIGCSGRIPAYLDFNTLHTTHGRALAYATGLKLYRPDLTVIVLMGDGDASAIGGNHLIHAARRNIDLVAVVMNNSNYGMTSGQYSPLTPTARITTTSPYGNIEQPFDLAQLVQAAGASYVARSTTYHVQSLITYLEKAIKKKGFAFVEAVAQCPTYFGRKNKLGAGAEMLERFKTLAVDVKRAATLSPEERKGKIVIGEFADRAVPEYTERYGELIARLKAKDAHAVAGE is encoded by the coding sequence ATGTCAGATATTACCAAGTACCTGCGGAAGCAGCGGCTGCCGCACATCCTCTGCCCTGGTTGCGGGCATGGCATCGTGATGAATGCGCTCCTCAGAGCCATTGACCGCGCCGGGCTCGATCAGGATAAGACGGCCGTTGTTTCCGGGATAGGCTGCTCGGGGCGCATCCCGGCCTACCTGGATTTTAATACCCTGCATACCACCCACGGGCGGGCGCTGGCGTACGCCACCGGGCTCAAGCTCTACCGCCCCGACCTGACCGTCATTGTGCTCATGGGCGATGGCGATGCCTCAGCCATTGGGGGGAACCACCTCATTCACGCGGCGCGGCGCAACATCGACCTGGTGGCGGTGGTCATGAACAACAGCAACTACGGCATGACGAGCGGCCAGTATTCGCCGCTGACCCCAACCGCCCGCATAACTACAACCTCCCCGTACGGGAACATTGAACAGCCCTTCGACCTGGCGCAGCTGGTGCAGGCAGCCGGGGCCAGCTACGTGGCGCGCAGCACCACGTACCACGTCCAGAGCCTGATCACCTACCTGGAGAAGGCCATAAAAAAGAAAGGGTTTGCCTTCGTCGAGGCTGTTGCCCAGTGCCCCACTTACTTCGGGCGCAAAAACAAGCTGGGGGCGGGGGCCGAGATGCTGGAGCGGTTCAAAACGCTGGCGGTGGATGTCAAGCGTGCGGCGACGCTCAGTCCCGAGGAACGTAAGGGCAAGATTGTCATCGGCGAGTTTGCCGACCGGGCTGTGCCGGAGTACACCGAACGTTACGGCGAGCTTATTGCACGGCTTAAGGCAAAAGACGCGCACGCAGTAGCTGGGGAATAG